A single Methanobacterium sp. DNA region contains:
- the comB gene encoding 2-phosphosulfolactate phosphatase, which yields MRVSLSLERSFSHDVSIMVDVLRASTTITIALEKIPYIIPTVEIEEALTMTPKNKAFFAGERGGSTIEGFDTGNSPIEIQKYAGKPMIITTSNGTRILDRIKGRALIGSFINAQAVAKKAAVAAVDEIELVMAGVRGRFAIEDFLGAGEIISYLKKYDLDEMAQSACLAIQNTELVDEHVKNSLSAQNLRKLGFGADVEFCLQRNISNIVPQFKEGIIKKF from the coding sequence ATGCGAGTTTCCTTAAGTTTAGAAAGATCATTTTCCCATGATGTGTCTATTATGGTTGATGTGCTACGCGCCAGTACCACCATCACCATTGCCCTGGAAAAAATCCCATACATCATTCCAACAGTGGAAATAGAAGAAGCTTTAACCATGACACCAAAAAATAAGGCTTTTTTTGCAGGAGAAAGAGGTGGATCTACCATTGAAGGGTTTGATACCGGGAACTCACCTATTGAAATACAGAAGTACGCTGGTAAACCCATGATCATCACTACCAGCAATGGAACAAGAATTTTGGATAGAATAAAGGGACGTGCACTTATTGGTTCATTTATAAATGCCCAAGCTGTTGCTAAAAAAGCTGCTGTGGCTGCTGTTGATGAAATTGAATTGGTTATGGCCGGAGTTAGAGGAAGATTTGCTATTGAAGATTTTTTAGGGGCTGGAGAAATAATTTCTTATCTAAAAAAATATGATCTTGATGAGATGGCCCAATCAGCTTGTTTAGCAATACAAAATACGGAATTGGTTGATGAACATGTCAAAAACTCCCTATCTGCACAGAATCTGAGGAAATTAGGGTTTGGTGCTGATGTAGAATTCTGTCTCCAAAGAAATATTTCTAATATAGTGCCCCAATTTAAAGAGGGAATAATAAAGAAATTTTGA
- a CDS encoding TRAM domain-containing protein → MFGADETPKTAPIKEGDEYEVKIEDVGKEGDGITRIEGFVVFVPETKVGDEVKVRITSVRRRFAFAEKILE, encoded by the coding sequence TTGTTTGGTGCAGATGAAACTCCAAAAACAGCCCCTATTAAGGAAGGAGACGAATATGAGGTTAAAATTGAGGATGTGGGTAAAGAAGGTGACGGAATTACCCGAATAGAAGGTTTCGTGGTCTTTGTACCTGAAACAAAGGTGGGTGACGAGGTTAAAGTACGTATAACCTCAGTGCGGAGAAGATTCGCTTTCGCCGAGAAAATCCTGGAATAA
- a CDS encoding TraB family protein — translation MAPENLKIIGTAHVSEKSVEEVKNTIIESHPDVVAVELDVNRYHNLINEKKGITQDKDIKIREILKGNNISMLLVSGFLSYFQKKIGEEVGVKPGSEMLAATEAAEEVGSQVALIDRDIQITL, via the coding sequence ATGGCACCTGAGAACTTGAAAATTATCGGTACCGCCCACGTGTCTGAGAAGAGCGTGGAAGAAGTAAAAAATACCATTATAGAATCTCATCCAGATGTTGTAGCCGTAGAGTTGGATGTTAACCGTTATCATAATTTGATAAATGAAAAAAAAGGCATTACACAAGATAAAGATATCAAAATACGGGAAATCTTAAAAGGAAATAATATTTCCATGCTACTGGTAAGTGGGTTTCTCAGTTATTTCCAGAAAAAAATCGGTGAAGAAGTCGGAGTTAAACCCGGTTCAGAGATGCTGGCTGCAACTGAAGCAGCCGAAGAAGTCGGATCCCAAGTGGCCTTAATTGACCGAGATATTCAAATAACCCT